TCGGTATCATTTGCTAAGAGAGTGGAAGAGGATATTGTTAAGAGTTGATTTTGCGTCCCCACCACACTATCATTCACCGCATTCGGTGGCTGATTCGGCTGATTAATATTAATATTAACCGTCGCGCTACTGGTTCCGCCCTGACCATCACTAATGGTATACAAGAAACTAGCCGGCCCTGTATAGTTATTGACTGGGGTAAACAGAACATT
This portion of the Planktothrix tepida PCC 9214 genome encodes:
- a CDS encoding cadherin-like domain-containing protein, encoding NVLFTPVNNYTGPASFLYTISDGQGGTSSATVNININQPNQPPNAVNDSVVGTQNQLLTISSSTLLANDTDPNNDPLTITQVSNPTNGTVTLSNGNVLFTPVNNYTGPASFLYTISDGQG